A genomic window from Quercus lobata isolate SW786 chromosome 10, ValleyOak3.0 Primary Assembly, whole genome shotgun sequence includes:
- the LOC115965977 gene encoding uncharacterized protein LOC115965977, which translates to MGNVTSCAPSIISSGVVKVLFSDGRLRVYTRPVKVAELILENPGQFVCESSSLKVGHRIQGLLADEELELRQFYFLLPMELLYSVLTFEEMSSLSYKASKALKHISFNNLAKIFPVLSEFCMFPSESKTIKTATCHQQEPLQRYSKQRSWKPALETIIES; encoded by the coding sequence ATGGGGAATGTGACATCTTGTGCTCCTTCCATAATCTCAAGTGGGGTAGTGAAGGTCTTATTCAGTGACGGAAGATTGCGAGTCTACACAAGGCCAGTAAAGGTAGCAGAACTCATTCTAGAGAACCCAGGTCAATTTGTCTGTGAATCAAGCAGCCTCAAAGTTGGGCATCGGATTCAAGGACTTTTAGCTGATGAGGAGCTAGAGCTGCGCCAATTCTACTTTCTCCTTCCCATGGAGTTGCTCTACTCAGTACTAACATTTGAGGAAATGAGCTCTCTCTCTTACAAGGCTTCCAAGGCTCTGAAGCATATAAGTTTTAACAACTTGGCGAAGATCTTCCCAGTCCTAAGTGAGTTTTGCATGTTTCCTTCTGAATCCAAAACAATAAAGACTGCAACATGTCATCAGCAGGAACCACTACAGAGGTACTCAAAGCAGAGATCATGGAAGCCTGCGTTAGAGACTATTATTGAAAGTTGA
- the LOC115965305 gene encoding uncharacterized protein LOC115965305: MASLPHGNMNCSILCRREAVSFVGLPALPYLRPRARAFEGLVRGRLNRSLYRKETSLFLGKGSNHMLSKKLIFSIPRSSTASNSSGNGNDSTDQAKQKPFGYTRKDVLLIGVGVTVIGVGLKTGLEFVGVDPLQAGNVVQLVLVLGLTVGWISTYIFRVSNKEMTYAQQLRDYENKVMEKRLEGLTEAELEALLEQVEEEKRRVASGDQVN, encoded by the exons ATGGCTAGTCTTCCCCATGGAAATATGAATTGCAGCATTTTATGCAGAAGAGAAGCGGTTTCCTTCGTGGGTTTGCCTGCTCTTCCATATTTGCGGCCAAGGGCGAGAGCTTTTGAAGGTTTGGTTAGAG GAAGACTTAATCGAAGCTTATATAGAAAGgaaacttctctttttcttggaAAAGGATCCAACCACATGTTGTCAAAGAAATTGATCTTTTCCATCCCTAGAAGTAGCACTGCTTCGAACTCCAGTGGTAATGGCAATGACTCCACTGATCAGGCCAAG CAGAAACCTTTTGGTTACACGAGGAAGGATGTTTTACTGATAGGAGTTGGAGTTACTGTCATTGGCGTTGGCTTGAAAACTGGATTGGAG TTTGTAGGTGTTGATCCTCTACAAGCTGGAAATGTAGTTCAGCTGGTACTGGTTTTGGGTCTAACAGTTGGTTGGATCTcaacatatatatttagagTTTCAAACAAAGAAATGACATATGCTCAACAATTACGAGACTATGAAAACAAAGTCATGGAG AAGCGGCTAGAGGGCCTGACAGAAGCAGAGCTGGAAGCATTGCTTGAACAAGTTGAGGAAGAGAAGAGACGCGTAGCTAGTGGTGACCAGGTTAATTAA